Within the uncultured Draconibacterium sp. genome, the region GTACGCTGCCAAAAGCATCCACCCGGTTTGATTGATCGTAAGTGTAGGCGCTGTCGCAATACAGCAGAATTCCCTCATGACGGATGATTACGTCGTCGATCAGACGTTGGGCATTGGCAATATTTGCAGTTTGAACCAAATCTCCTGCCTGCAAAATTTCCACGCGTTTCTTCTCCTGAGAGAATCCTTTTACATTAACAAGCAAAAGAATTAAAAGGGAAATTGCCGGGGTAAATTTGCGCAATGTGGCGCTGCTATAAAAACGGTAAAAAGACATTAAAGCAATTTGTCGATGATTTCGTCGATTGATATATTTTCAGCTTCGGCTTTGTAGTTTTTTATAATCCGGTGCCTCAGAATGGACGGAGCAACGGCTTTTACATCCTCAATGTCAGGCGAATATTTTCCATGCAAAGCAGCATGTGTTTTTGCTCCTAATACCAGGTACTGCGATGCACGTGGCCCGGCTCCCCATTTCAGGTACTGATTACTAATTTCTGCTGCATTTTCATTCTCCGGACGGGTTTTTGCCGCCAGTGTAACTGCATAACGTAACACATTATCATTCACCGGAATTTTACGAATCAGATCCTGAAAATAAAGAATTTCCTTACCTGAAATAACCGGTTTAAACTCGGTGTTTTGTATGGTAGTTGTATTTTTTACGATGGTAATTTCGTCTTCCAGTTTTGGATAATCGAGCCACACCGAAAACATAAAACGATCGAGTTGCGCCTCGGGCAGGGGATAGGTTCCTTCCTGCTCGATAGGGTTTTGTGTTGCCAGTACGAAAAACGGTTTATCCAGCTCAAAATGCTGTCCGGCGGCAGTAACCGATTGTTCCTGCATAGCTTCAAGCAGTGCCGATTGCGTTTTTGGTGGCGTACGGTTAATCTCGTCGGCCAGAATAATGTTGGCAAACAATGGCCCGCGAATGAATTTAAAGTTACGTTCGTTGTCAAGAATTTCGGTACCAATAATATCCGATGGCATCAAATCGGGCGTAAACTGAATACGGTTGTAGTTTAGCCCCAATATTTTTGCAATGGTAGTAACCAGCAGTGTTTTTGCCAGTCCGGGAACACCGATGAGCAAAACATGACCGCGGCTAAACAGCGATATCAGTACCTGTTCTATAATCTCATCCTGGCCATAGATTACAGCTGTAATTTCTTTTTTCAGGTCTTTAAACTTGGCCTGAAGTGCATCTAAGGCTTCAACGTCGTTCTTAAAATTCATAACAAAAATTCGCGGGTTATTATTTAATCCAGTTGTCGAAATTAAAGTTACAGTTGGCGTAAGTTCTGTCGATACGGATGTAGGTTTGCGACTGGCGCTCGGCAATCCATTCTTCCAAAACCTGTTCTTTCTTTTTCGCCAGGTACAATTCGGCAAGCGTTTGGTAATCGTCTTGCAGGTTGGCTTTGTGCGAATCTATTTTCTTTAACAGCTTTATAACTTTATAAATCTGTTGCTGATTTTCCATATCAATGGTTTCAAACGGATCTGAAATCTCGTTGATATTCATTTTGGTGATGATCTTACTCGCATCTGCATCAACTTCTTCTATCGAAAATTTCGACGACATGGTATTGATGTTAATCGCAATACCTCCGTTGTTACGGGTGTTTTTATCGTACGAGAACATTTGAGCTGCCTGCTCGAACGCAATTTCATCTTTACGAATCAGGTTGGCCAAACTGTCGAGACGATTGTATGCTTCTTCTTTTGCTTCAACCGAAATTTTAGGTTTCATCAAAATGTGGCGGGTGTTTACTTTTCCGCCTTGTTTATCTACCAATTGAATAATGTGGTAACCAAACGCACTTTTTACTACGTTCGACACTTTATCTCCTTTCAGGTTGAAAGCTGCTGATGCATAAGCAGGATCAAGTTGTGCACGACCTGAATAACCAATAACACCACCATCTTTTGCCGATGGACCTTCAGAGTAAATTACAGCCATTGCCGCAAAGTTCGAACCATTTTCGATACGTTTTTTTATCTCACGCAATTTTGCTTTTACCCGGTTTTCTTCTTCAAGATCAATCTGAGGTTGCACAGTAATTTGTGCATACTCGTATTGCGTTGGAATAGTTGGAATTTCATCGTTGTTCAGATTACGATAGTTGTAACGTACTTCCGATGGTGTTACAGTTACATTTTCAACAATCTTCGAGCGCATTTGCTGACTTAACAATTGTTCGCGAATGGCTTCCTGCA harbors:
- a CDS encoding AAA family ATPase, whose protein sequence is MNFKNDVEALDALQAKFKDLKKEITAVIYGQDEIIEQVLISLFSRGHVLLIGVPGLAKTLLVTTIAKILGLNYNRIQFTPDLMPSDIIGTEILDNERNFKFIRGPLFANIILADEINRTPPKTQSALLEAMQEQSVTAAGQHFELDKPFFVLATQNPIEQEGTYPLPEAQLDRFMFSVWLDYPKLEDEITIVKNTTTIQNTEFKPVISGKEILYFQDLIRKIPVNDNVLRYAVTLAAKTRPENENAAEISNQYLKWGAGPRASQYLVLGAKTHAALHGKYSPDIEDVKAVAPSILRHRIIKNYKAEAENISIDEIIDKLL
- a CDS encoding peptidylprolyl isomerase, yielding MTRIFVTMMLMLAVFTAANAQDKVIDQIVAVVGGNVILKSDIENMNINQQAQGITSEGDMKCEILEDFLINKLLVAEAELDTLISVTPSQVNQQMDAQLQMYLQHFGTESAVEAYFNKPIASIKADMQEAIREQLLSQQMRSKIVENVTVTPSEVRYNYRNLNNDEIPTIPTQYEYAQITVQPQIDLEEENRVKAKLREIKKRIENGSNFAAMAVIYSEGPSAKDGGVIGYSGRAQLDPAYASAAFNLKGDKVSNVVKSAFGYHIIQLVDKQGGKVNTRHILMKPKISVEAKEEAYNRLDSLANLIRKDEIAFEQAAQMFSYDKNTRNNGGIAININTMSSKFSIEEVDADASKIITKMNINEISDPFETIDMENQQQIYKVIKLLKKIDSHKANLQDDYQTLAELYLAKKKEQVLEEWIAERQSQTYIRIDRTYANCNFNFDNWIK